One segment of Thermincola ferriacetica DNA contains the following:
- the hemC gene encoding hydroxymethylbilane synthase, with protein MAREIVVGTRDSALAMWQTNWVVDNLRKLNPDYTFKIVSMKTQGDKILDVALAKIGDKGLFTKELEFAMLRNEIDLAVHSMKDLPTVLPEGLKIGAICERHDPRDVLVARDGILLKDMPQGARIGTSSLRRTAQLLKYRPDLQIISLRGNLNTRMAKLERENLDGIILAAAGIERLGWADRITQRIPFEVCLPAVGQGSIGIEIREGDEEVSRIVDKLNHGPSAAAITAERAMLKKLEGGCQIPIGALGRVEGDRLTLEGVVASLDGKELLRSRVEGPASEAASLGVALAEKLLDMGALEILKSVRQEFE; from the coding sequence ATGGCACGTGAAATTGTGGTAGGTACCAGGGACAGCGCCTTAGCCATGTGGCAGACCAACTGGGTTGTCGATAACCTGCGGAAACTTAATCCGGACTATACTTTTAAAATAGTCAGCATGAAGACGCAGGGTGATAAAATCCTTGATGTGGCATTGGCCAAGATTGGCGATAAAGGCCTGTTTACCAAGGAACTTGAATTTGCCATGCTGAGGAATGAAATAGATTTGGCCGTACACAGTATGAAGGATTTGCCTACAGTACTGCCTGAAGGACTTAAGATAGGGGCTATCTGTGAAAGACACGACCCAAGGGATGTTTTAGTCGCCCGGGACGGTATCCTTTTAAAAGACATGCCCCAGGGAGCCAGGATCGGTACCAGTAGTTTGCGTAGGACGGCTCAACTGCTGAAATACAGGCCTGACCTACAGATTATTTCTCTTAGAGGCAACCTGAATACTCGCATGGCCAAATTGGAGCGGGAGAATCTGGATGGTATTATTCTGGCTGCTGCCGGTATTGAAAGACTTGGTTGGGCTGACAGGATTACCCAGCGTATACCTTTTGAAGTATGTTTGCCTGCTGTCGGTCAGGGTTCCATAGGTATTGAAATCAGAGAAGGCGATGAAGAGGTATCCAGGATAGTTGACAAGTTAAATCATGGTCCGTCTGCCGCCGCAATAACGGCAGAAAGGGCAATGCTGAAAAAGCTGGAAGGTGGGTGCCAGATTCCCATCGGAGCGCTGGGCAGAGTGGAAGGAGACAGGCTGACTTTGGAAGGTGTGGTAGCCAGCCTGGACGGAAAAGAACTGCTTCGCTCCAGGGTGGAAGGACCTGCCTCGGAAGCAGCATCTCTGGGCGTTGCTCTTGCTGAAAAGCTTCTAGATATGGGAGCTTTAGAGATATTAAAATCTGTAAGACAGGAGTTTGAATAA
- a CDS encoding AsnC family transcriptional regulator yields MFTELDKRIIRELQEDLPLTSRPYKVIADKIGITEEELLAKVREFVDKGIIRRFGAALRHREVGFTANAMVVWDVPDEKTREVGAIMAGFPEVSHCYQRPRYPGWPYNMFTMVHGLSKEECEATAARIAERTGIKKYDLLYSTAELKKDSMKYFMEE; encoded by the coding sequence ATGTTTACTGAGTTGGACAAACGGATAATTCGAGAGCTTCAGGAAGATTTACCATTAACATCCAGGCCATACAAGGTTATTGCCGATAAAATAGGTATTACCGAAGAAGAATTGTTAGCTAAGGTTCGGGAATTTGTTGACAAAGGTATTATCCGCAGGTTCGGGGCGGCTTTAAGGCACCGGGAGGTTGGTTTTACGGCCAATGCCATGGTGGTATGGGATGTTCCGGATGAAAAGACCAGGGAAGTAGGCGCTATTATGGCCGGTTTTCCTGAGGTCAGTCATTGTTACCAGCGGCCAAGGTACCCGGGCTGGCCGTATAATATGTTTACTATGGTACATGGCCTGAGTAAAGAGGAATGTGAAGCTACCGCGGCCAGGATTGCCGAAAGGACCGGTATTAAAAAGTATGATTTGTTGTATAGTACAGCTGAATTAAAGAAGGATAGTATGAAGTATTTTATGGAAGAATAA
- the hemL gene encoding glutamate-1-semialdehyde 2,1-aminomutase — translation MHKGYQKSSELFEEAKNYIPGGVNSPVRAFKSVGMNPVYIERAQGSKIYDVDGNEYIDYVGSWGPMILGHQHPEVIAALKAYLEKGTSYGAPTELETEMAKLIVEALPSVEMVRMVNSGTEATMSALRLARGFTGRNKIVKFEGGYHGHADSLLIKAGSGALTHGVPTSPGVPENIAGNTITAQFNDLDMLEAIFKLEGDDIAAVILEPVPGNMGVVPPKPGYLEGVRELTRKYGALFICDEVMTGFRVAYGGAQVKYNIDPDITCLGKIIGGGLPVGAYGGKKEIMEMIAPAGPVYQAGTLSGNPLAMTAGITTLKLLQQPGVYEELEEKSAKLAAGLKKAAEEVGVKACFNRVGSMLCTFFTDVEVVDYKTAATSDTKKFATFFRTMLEQGVYLAPSQFEAAFVSLAHSDEDIERTIQASYRAFEAVK, via the coding sequence ATGCATAAAGGTTACCAAAAATCATCAGAGCTTTTTGAGGAAGCAAAAAATTACATACCCGGAGGTGTGAACAGCCCTGTGCGCGCCTTTAAATCCGTAGGTATGAATCCTGTTTATATAGAAAGGGCACAGGGATCAAAAATTTATGATGTAGATGGCAATGAGTACATAGATTACGTAGGTTCATGGGGTCCCATGATTTTGGGCCATCAGCACCCGGAAGTAATTGCAGCATTAAAAGCGTACCTGGAAAAAGGCACCAGTTATGGGGCACCTACGGAGCTGGAAACGGAAATGGCTAAACTGATAGTAGAAGCTCTCCCTTCCGTAGAAATGGTCCGTATGGTTAACTCCGGAACGGAAGCGACCATGAGCGCTCTCCGCTTGGCCCGGGGATTTACGGGACGTAATAAGATTGTTAAATTTGAAGGCGGTTATCACGGACATGCCGATTCCCTGTTGATAAAGGCCGGATCCGGGGCTTTAACCCATGGCGTCCCCACTAGCCCGGGCGTTCCTGAAAACATCGCCGGTAACACCATAACCGCTCAGTTCAACGACCTGGATATGCTGGAAGCAATCTTCAAACTGGAAGGTGACGACATTGCTGCCGTTATCTTAGAACCTGTACCGGGTAATATGGGCGTTGTACCGCCAAAACCAGGCTATCTGGAAGGCGTGCGTGAACTGACGCGAAAATATGGCGCATTGTTTATCTGCGACGAGGTTATGACCGGGTTCCGTGTTGCTTACGGTGGAGCTCAAGTCAAGTACAACATTGACCCGGATATTACCTGTCTTGGCAAGATAATAGGCGGCGGCTTACCCGTTGGCGCCTATGGCGGTAAAAAAGAGATCATGGAAATGATAGCGCCGGCCGGACCTGTTTACCAAGCCGGAACTTTGTCTGGGAATCCTTTGGCTATGACGGCCGGAATTACAACATTGAAGCTGTTGCAGCAACCAGGTGTTTATGAAGAGCTAGAAGAAAAATCCGCCAAACTGGCTGCCGGCCTAAAAAAAGCAGCTGAAGAAGTGGGTGTAAAAGCCTGCTTTAACCGTGTCGGTTCTATGTTATGTACATTCTTTACCGATGTGGAAGTAGTTGATTACAAAACGGCAGCGACCTCCGATACCAAAAAGTTCGCCACCTTCTTCCGTACCATGCTGGAGCAGGGGGTGTATTTAGCTCCTTCTCAATTTGAAGCAGCTTTTGTATCGCTTGCCCATTCCGATGAGGATATTGAGCGGACCATACAGGCCAGTTACAGAGCTTTTGAGGCAGTAAAATAA
- a CDS encoding AsnC family transcriptional regulator, which produces MDSLDKQLLTLIQSDFPITPEPFKELALTLGTTEEDVIARLQKLKEEGIIRRIGGIFDSKKLGYFSTLCAIKVPEERIDEVAELINSYPGVTHNYLRQHEYNMWFTLIALSSQAVEDILEEMRRRTGIKDLINLPAINFFKIKVNFNLNEV; this is translated from the coding sequence ATGGACAGCCTGGACAAACAACTGCTAACCCTTATTCAGAGTGACTTTCCCATAACGCCGGAACCTTTCAAGGAACTGGCGCTAACTTTAGGGACCACCGAAGAAGATGTAATTGCGCGCCTGCAGAAGCTTAAAGAAGAGGGAATTATCCGCCGCATCGGAGGTATTTTTGACTCCAAAAAACTGGGGTATTTCAGTACCCTGTGTGCCATCAAAGTTCCTGAAGAACGAATTGACGAAGTTGCTGAACTGATCAACAGTTACCCTGGGGTAACCCATAACTACCTGCGCCAACATGAATATAACATGTGGTTCACTCTAATTGCGTTAAGCAGCCAGGCCGTGGAGGATATCCTGGAAGAGATGCGCCGGCGCACCGGGATTAAGGATTTAATAAACCTGCCGGCCATAAACTTTTTCAAAATCAAGGTAAACTTTAACCTGAATGAGGTGTAA
- the nirJ1 gene encoding putative heme d1 biosynthesis radical SAM protein NirJ1: MISVTKLLCGESYFGDTLRYAADTKGAKHGTTHGMGPVVVWNSTRTCNLKCIHCYAHADAKKFEGELTTEEAKKFIDDLAEFKVPVLLFSGGEPLIRPDFFELAEYAASKGIRPTISTNGTLIDKETAKRIKKIGVGYVGISLDGLREDNDNFRKHPGAFDAALRGIRNCLEIGQRVGLRFTINRHNIHALNDILDLIEEEGIPRVCFYHLVYSGRGSEMVKEDITREEARAAMDLIMDRTIDFHRRGLQKEILTVDNHCDAVYMYLRAKEKYPELADRAYELMMTNGGNRTGIAIGDVDWYGNVHPDQFTQNHTFGNVKERKFGEIWTDMSNPILAGLKDRKPLLKGRCAKCKWLNVCNGNFRARAEAVTGDFWESDPACYLTDEEIGIA, translated from the coding sequence GTGATTAGCGTTACAAAACTGTTATGCGGAGAAAGTTATTTCGGTGATACCTTGCGTTACGCTGCGGATACAAAAGGCGCCAAACATGGTACCACTCACGGTATGGGACCTGTGGTTGTATGGAATTCAACAAGAACCTGTAATCTCAAGTGTATCCACTGCTATGCCCATGCTGACGCTAAAAAGTTTGAGGGCGAGCTGACCACTGAGGAAGCTAAGAAATTCATTGACGATTTGGCTGAATTTAAAGTGCCCGTATTATTATTCTCCGGCGGCGAGCCTTTAATTCGCCCTGATTTCTTCGAGCTTGCCGAATATGCGGCCAGCAAAGGCATTCGCCCCACTATTTCCACTAACGGTACTTTGATAGATAAAGAAACTGCCAAAAGAATCAAGAAGATTGGTGTAGGTTATGTGGGTATCAGCCTTGACGGTTTAAGAGAGGACAATGACAATTTCCGTAAACACCCGGGCGCCTTTGATGCCGCTTTGCGGGGTATCAGAAACTGCCTTGAAATTGGTCAGAGGGTTGGCCTGCGTTTTACCATTAATCGCCACAATATTCATGCCCTGAACGATATTCTTGACCTTATAGAGGAAGAAGGTATTCCCCGTGTATGCTTCTACCATTTGGTATACTCCGGCAGGGGTAGCGAAATGGTCAAGGAAGACATTACCAGGGAAGAAGCCAGAGCGGCTATGGACCTGATTATGGACAGGACCATTGATTTCCACCGCCGCGGTCTGCAAAAAGAGATTCTTACCGTGGACAACCATTGCGACGCGGTATACATGTACCTGCGGGCTAAAGAAAAATATCCCGAATTAGCTGACCGGGCTTATGAGCTGATGATGACTAACGGAGGCAACCGCACAGGTATTGCTATCGGTGATGTTGACTGGTATGGCAACGTACACCCGGACCAATTCACCCAAAACCATACCTTTGGTAATGTTAAAGAACGTAAATTCGGTGAAATCTGGACCGATATGTCTAACCCGATTCTGGCCGGTCTAAAGGACAGGAAGCCATTATTAAAAGGACGCTGTGCCAAGTGCAAATGGCTGAACGTCTGCAACGGTAACTTCCGGGCTCGGGCAGAAGCCGTAACCGGAGACTTCTGGGAGTCCGATCCCGCTTGTTACCTGACCGACGAAGAAATTGGCATTGCGTAA
- a CDS encoding CheR family methyltransferase, whose amino-acid sequence MADAYELFLEKLRKRKGLDLTGYKRPQMERRINSLMRSVKCGSYDDYLDLMDKEPQHWRKFIDTLTINVSEFYRNPPQWEVLQQKIIPMLLENSPNLKVWSAGCSTGEEPYTLAMIFAYNFPRVSVSILATDIDEEVMAKAKNGIYNEKAVANLPRLYITKYFKQEGSNYIIADEIKRKVRFQKHNLLKDVFDKNFDLILCRNVVIYFTEESKSALYKRFHESLKPGGVLFTGSTEQIFQARDIGFKLVSSFFYQKA is encoded by the coding sequence ATGGCGGATGCTTACGAACTTTTTCTGGAGAAGCTGCGAAAGAGAAAGGGCCTGGACTTAACAGGTTATAAAAGGCCCCAGATGGAACGGCGTATAAACAGCCTAATGCGCAGTGTGAAATGTGGCAGCTATGATGATTATCTTGATTTAATGGACAAGGAGCCTCAGCACTGGAGAAAATTTATCGACACTCTGACAATTAATGTGTCGGAGTTTTATCGGAACCCGCCCCAGTGGGAGGTTTTGCAGCAAAAAATAATTCCCATGCTGCTGGAAAATTCCCCGAATTTAAAGGTATGGAGCGCCGGCTGTTCTACGGGCGAAGAGCCTTATACATTGGCCATGATATTCGCTTATAATTTTCCGCGTGTTTCGGTCAGCATTTTGGCTACCGATATTGACGAAGAGGTCATGGCCAAGGCCAAAAACGGTATTTATAATGAAAAAGCCGTTGCTAACCTGCCCAGGCTATATATAACCAAGTATTTTAAGCAGGAAGGGTCTAACTACATTATTGCGGACGAAATAAAAAGAAAAGTTCGGTTCCAAAAGCATAATTTGCTCAAAGATGTGTTTGATAAAAACTTTGATCTGATTCTGTGCAGAAATGTGGTTATTTATTTTACGGAAGAAAGTAAATCTGCCCTATATAAAAGGTTTCATGAATCTCTAAAACCCGGAGGGGTACTTTTTACGGGAAGCACCGAGCAAATTTTTCAGGCCCGGGATATAGGGTTTAAGTTGGTTTCCTCGTTCTTTTATCAAAAAGCCTAA
- the hemB gene encoding porphobilinogen synthase, whose product MAFPITRMRRLRVNEVMRRMVRENKLTVDDLIYPLFVTNGENVINPVASMPGIAQMSVDNILKECKEIVELGIPAVLLFGIPAYKDEIGSSAYDDEEAVQRAIRAIKKEYPDLLVIPDLCMCEYTSHGHCGILDEKGNVINDETLKVLAKIALSYARAGADMVAPSDMMDGRVGAIREALDTNGFENIPIMSYSAKYASAYYGPFRDVAESAPQFGDRRGYQMDPANGDEAIRETRLDVEEGADIIMVKPALAYMDIMYRLKQEFKMPLAAYNVSGEYSMIKAASQNGWIDEKRVVLETLTGMKRAGADIIITYHAKDVAKWLKEDK is encoded by the coding sequence ATGGCATTTCCTATTACCAGAATGCGGCGTTTACGTGTTAACGAGGTTATGCGCCGCATGGTTAGGGAAAATAAACTGACTGTTGATGATCTGATTTATCCACTGTTTGTTACCAACGGCGAAAATGTTATTAACCCGGTGGCATCAATGCCGGGAATTGCTCAGATGTCGGTGGATAATATTCTGAAAGAATGTAAGGAGATAGTGGAATTAGGAATTCCGGCTGTCCTTTTATTCGGCATCCCAGCCTATAAGGATGAAATAGGTTCTTCTGCTTATGATGATGAAGAGGCTGTCCAAAGGGCTATCAGAGCTATTAAAAAGGAATATCCTGATCTGCTGGTTATTCCGGACCTATGTATGTGTGAATACACCAGCCACGGCCACTGCGGTATTCTGGACGAAAAAGGGAATGTCATAAATGATGAGACGTTGAAGGTTCTGGCTAAAATTGCTCTTTCTTACGCCAGGGCCGGGGCAGACATGGTTGCTCCTTCCGATATGATGGACGGGCGCGTGGGAGCTATCCGAGAAGCTTTGGATACCAATGGTTTTGAAAACATTCCCATTATGTCGTATTCAGCCAAGTATGCTTCTGCATATTACGGTCCTTTCCGGGATGTGGCTGAATCTGCTCCCCAGTTCGGTGACCGACGGGGTTACCAGATGGATCCAGCCAATGGGGATGAAGCCATCAGGGAAACCCGGCTGGATGTGGAGGAAGGCGCAGATATTATTATGGTTAAACCGGCTTTGGCTTACATGGATATCATGTACAGACTGAAGCAGGAGTTTAAGATGCCGTTGGCGGCTTATAACGTCAGTGGGGAATATTCTATGATTAAGGCAGCTTCCCAAAATGGGTGGATAGACGAAAAGAGAGTGGTCTTAGAGACTTTGACCGGTATGAAAAGAGCGGGTGCAGACATTATTATCACTTACCACGCCAAAGACGTGGCTAAGTGGTTAAAGGAGGATAAATAA
- the cobA gene encoding uroporphyrinogen-III C-methyltransferase has protein sequence MAKGKVYLIGAGPGDPKLITVKGLECIQKADVIVYDRLASPRLLTYARPDAELIYVGKSPDRHTLKQDEINMVLVEKALAGKNVARLKGGDPYVFGRGGEEAEKLIEYGIEFEVVPGITAGIAVPAYAGIPVTHRDFTSTLGIITGNEDPTKEDSSIDWSKISTGIGTLVFYMGMANLPHIVDKLIANGRPADTPIALIRWGTRPEQQTLVGTLADIVDKARAAEFKNPAIIIVGEVVTLRDKLSWFEKKPLFGKRVLVTRSREQASALSEKIEALGGEPWEFPTIDIAEPDDFGPMDRAIEEIEKYDWIILTSVNGVKSFFKRLNDKTKDIRDLKGIRLCAIGPKTREELEKYGLRCDFVPNEYRAEAIIEGLKNEDMSGKKVLLPRADIARKIIPDTLKELGAEIEEVVAYKTVMGAGNAQLLRDMLAEKKLQILTFTSSSTVKNFVQMLDAPNLQDLLADVTVASIGPITSNTAKELGIRVDVEAQEYTIDGLVEAILKSVQ, from the coding sequence ATGGCAAAAGGAAAGGTATATTTAATCGGAGCCGGTCCGGGAGACCCCAAACTGATAACGGTAAAAGGTCTGGAGTGCATTCAGAAGGCTGATGTTATAGTTTATGACCGGTTAGCCAGCCCCAGGCTGCTTACCTATGCCCGGCCGGATGCCGAACTTATTTATGTGGGAAAATCCCCGGACCGTCATACCTTAAAGCAGGACGAAATTAATATGGTTCTGGTGGAAAAAGCCCTTGCAGGTAAAAACGTTGCCCGTCTAAAAGGCGGTGACCCTTATGTTTTCGGACGCGGCGGCGAAGAGGCAGAAAAATTGATTGAGTACGGCATTGAGTTTGAAGTGGTACCGGGCATAACTGCCGGTATTGCCGTCCCTGCTTATGCCGGTATTCCCGTTACCCACCGTGATTTTACCTCTACCTTGGGTATTATTACGGGGAATGAGGACCCCACCAAGGAAGATAGTTCCATTGACTGGAGTAAGATATCTACAGGGATAGGGACATTGGTATTCTATATGGGGATGGCGAACCTGCCTCATATTGTGGACAAGCTCATAGCCAACGGTCGCCCCGCAGATACACCCATTGCCTTGATCCGCTGGGGGACTAGGCCTGAACAGCAAACCCTGGTAGGCACGTTGGCTGACATTGTGGATAAAGCCAGGGCTGCTGAGTTTAAGAACCCGGCCATCATTATTGTCGGGGAAGTTGTTACCTTGCGGGATAAATTATCCTGGTTTGAAAAGAAGCCGCTTTTCGGTAAACGGGTATTGGTTACTCGTTCCAGGGAGCAGGCCAGCGCTCTGTCCGAGAAAATCGAAGCCTTGGGGGGCGAGCCATGGGAATTTCCCACTATCGATATTGCTGAACCCGACGATTTCGGTCCCATGGACAGGGCCATTGAAGAAATAGAAAAGTACGACTGGATTATTCTGACCAGTGTAAACGGCGTTAAGTCTTTTTTCAAAAGATTGAATGATAAGACCAAAGATATCAGGGATTTAAAAGGAATTCGTTTATGTGCTATTGGGCCCAAGACCCGGGAAGAATTGGAAAAATACGGCTTGAGGTGCGATTTTGTACCCAATGAATACCGGGCCGAGGCAATTATTGAAGGCTTGAAAAACGAGGATATGTCCGGCAAGAAGGTTCTCTTGCCTAGAGCTGACATTGCCCGTAAGATTATTCCCGATACTTTAAAAGAATTGGGCGCTGAAATTGAGGAAGTTGTTGCCTATAAAACAGTGATGGGTGCAGGTAACGCTCAATTGCTCAGGGATATGTTAGCCGAGAAGAAACTGCAGATACTGACTTTTACCAGTTCTTCTACGGTGAAAAACTTTGTCCAAATGCTTGATGCACCGAATTTACAGGATTTACTGGCTGATGTTACGGTAGCCAGCATTGGTCCCATTACCTCTAATACGGCCAAGGAACTGGGGATCCGCGTGGATGTGGAAGCACAGGAATACACAATAGACGGTTTAGTTGAGGCCATTTTGAAAAGTGTTCAATAA
- the nirJ2 gene encoding putative heme d1 biosynthesis radical SAM protein NirJ2 — protein sequence MIVSWNTTNQCNMYCDHCYRDAGAKATEELNTEEGKALLDEIAKAGFKIMIFSGGEPFMREDIFDLVAHAKKLGLHPVFGTNGTLITPDVAKKLKELGVMGVGISLDSLDKEKHDNLRKLKGAWDGAVQGMINCREAGVPFQVHTTLMDWNYDEAEAITDFAVEIGAKAHHFFFLVPTGRAKNIEEESLRAEQYENILTRIMKKQQEVDIELKPTCAPQFMRIAKQMGMDLRFGRGCLAGTSYCIISPKGKVQPCAYMDMEIGNVRETPFSEIWANSEVFKTLRTMDYKGGCGTCGYKKICGGCRARAAFYNDGDYMAEEPWCLYHGRKGY from the coding sequence ATGATTGTATCCTGGAATACGACCAACCAGTGCAATATGTATTGTGACCACTGCTACCGCGATGCCGGCGCCAAAGCCACTGAGGAATTAAATACGGAAGAAGGTAAGGCGTTACTTGATGAAATCGCCAAAGCGGGCTTTAAGATAATGATTTTCAGCGGCGGTGAGCCTTTTATGAGAGAAGATATTTTTGATCTGGTGGCTCACGCTAAAAAATTAGGTTTGCATCCTGTTTTCGGCACCAATGGAACCCTGATTACCCCGGATGTGGCCAAGAAGCTTAAAGAGCTGGGTGTCATGGGGGTTGGTATCAGTCTGGACAGTTTGGATAAAGAGAAACATGACAATCTCAGGAAGCTTAAAGGCGCCTGGGATGGGGCGGTACAGGGCATGATTAACTGCCGCGAAGCGGGAGTTCCGTTTCAGGTCCATACCACTTTGATGGACTGGAACTACGACGAAGCTGAGGCCATTACTGATTTTGCCGTAGAGATCGGCGCCAAGGCTCATCATTTCTTCTTCCTTGTACCGACCGGCAGGGCAAAAAACATTGAGGAAGAATCTTTACGGGCTGAGCAGTACGAAAACATCCTGACCAGAATTATGAAAAAACAGCAGGAGGTAGATATTGAACTCAAGCCTACCTGTGCGCCGCAATTTATGAGAATAGCCAAGCAAATGGGTATGGACCTGCGCTTTGGCCGTGGTTGTCTGGCCGGCACATCTTACTGCATTATCAGCCCGAAAGGCAAGGTACAGCCTTGCGCTTATATGGATATGGAGATTGGCAATGTTCGTGAAACGCCTTTCAGTGAAATATGGGCCAACAGTGAAGTGTTTAAAACCCTGAGGACGATGGATTATAAAGGTGGATGCGGCACCTGTGGTTATAAGAAAATCTGCGGCGGCTGCCGGGCGCGGGCAGCATTCTATAACGATGGCGATTACATGGCCGAAGAGCCATGGTGCTTATACCACGGAAGGAAAGGGTATTAG